From the Sebastes fasciatus isolate fSebFas1 chromosome 3, fSebFas1.pri, whole genome shotgun sequence genome, one window contains:
- the pds5a gene encoding sister chromatid cohesion protein PDS5 homolog A isoform X2: MEFPQQQKPAGDGKITYPPGVKEITDKISNDEVVKRLKMVVKTYMDMDQDSEEEKQQYLGLALHLASEFFLRNPNKDVRLLVACCLADIFRIYAPEAPYTSHDKLKDIFLFITRQLKGLEDTKSPQFNRYFYLLENLAWVKSYNICFELEDCNEIFIQLFKSLFTVINNSHNQKVQMHMIDLMSSIIMEGDGVTQELLDTILINLIPAHKNLNKQAYDLAKTLLKRTVQTIETCIANFFNQVLVMGKSSVSDLSEHVFDLIQELFAIDPMLLTSVMPQLEFKLKSNDGEERLAVVRLLAKLFGAKDSELASQNRPLWQCFLGRFNDIHVPVRLECVKFASHCLMNHPDLARDLTEYLKVRSHDPEEAIRHDVIVTIINAGKKDLNLVNDQLLGFVRERTLDKRWRVRKEAMMGLAQLYKKYCLHHEAGKESAQKISWIKDKLLHIYYQNSIDDKLLVEKIFAQYMVPHSLDTEEKMKCLYYLYACLDTNAVKALNEMWKCQNMLRSLVKELLDLHKLPASEANNTAMFGKLMSIAKNLPDAGKAQDFMKKFNQVLGEDEKLRVQLEVLISPTCSCKQAEICVREITRKLTFPKQPTNPFLEMVKFLLERIAPVHIDSEAISALVKLLNKSIEGTADDDEEGVTPDTAIRSGLELLKVLSFTHPTAFHSAETYESLLQCLKMEDEKVAEAAIQIFRNTGQKIETELQQIRSTLIPVLHQKAKRGTPHQAKQAVHCIHAIFNNKEVQLAQIFEPLSRSLNADVPEQLITPLVSLGHISMLAPDQFASPMKSIVANFIVKDLLMNDRSVGNKNGKLWTSDEEVSPEVLAKVQAIKLLVRWLLGMKNNQSKSANSTLRLLSAMLVSEGDLTEQKKISKSDMSRLRLAAGGAIMKLAQEPCYHDIITPEQFQLCGLVINDECYQVRQIFAQKLHLALVKLLLPLEYLAVFALCAKDPVKERRAHARQCLLKNISVRREFIKQNPLAQEKLVSLVPEYVVPYMIHLLAHDPDFTKPHEYEQLKDIKECLWFMLEVLMTKNENNSHAFLRKMVENIKQTKDAQCPDDAKGNEKLYIVCDVALFVIANKSTACHLDSPKDPVLPNKFFIVQDKDFKNDKEYLTTDMRQMLLTGKPKTAPVLGAVNKPLTVPGRRIFTKTTIASDTASNTSTNSSPLSSTTVNKNSNSNAATESSESPAQENNENPVIKNEEGNKEEPSQNVTPNAETEASPVKRRGRPPKTTTAAAAAPAAVVEKEGAVAPTAGGRGRKRAADPNSNPTDSINIKMSKQQQQNDEGTKRQIDLQR, encoded by the exons ATGGAGTTCCCGCAACAGCAGAAACCGGCGGGGGACGGAAAGATCACATATCCTCCAGGAGTGAAGGAGATCACGGATAAAATCAGCAACGATGAGGTGGTCAAACGGTTGAAG ATGGTGGTAAAAACCTACATGGACATGGACCAAGACTCTGAAGAGGAGAAGCAGCAGTACCTCGGCCTGGCGCTCCACCTCGCCTCAGAGTTCTTTCTCAGGAACCCCAATAAAGACGTAAGGCTACTGGTGGCCTGCTGCCTCGCTGACATCTTCAGGATCTATGCTCCCGAGGCTCCCTACACCTCCCACGACAAACTCAAG GACATCTTCCTGTTCATCACCAGACAGCTGAAGGGATTGGAAGACACTAAGAGCCCTCAGTTCAACAGATACTTCTACCTGCTGGAG AACCTGGCATGGGTGAAGTCATACAACATATGTTTTGAACTGGAGGACTGCAACGAGATCTTCATCCAGCTTTTCAAATCGCTCTTCACAGTCATCAA TAACAGCCATAATCAGAAGGTGCAGATGCACATGATAGACCTGATGAGCTCCATCATCATGGAGGGCGACGGAGTCACACAAGAGCTGCTGGATACCATCCTCATAAACCTCATCCCTGCACACAAG AATCTGAACAAGCAAGCGTACGATCTTGCCAAGACTCTGCTGAAGAGGACCGTCCAGACCATCGAGACGTGCATTGCTAAT TTCTTCAATCAGGTTTTAGTGATGGGCAAGTCATCCGTCAGCGACCTATCGGAGCACGTCTTTGACCTCATCCAGGAACTGTTTGCCATCGACCCTATGCTGCTTACCTCTGTCATGCCACAGCTGGAATTCAAACTTAAG agcaATGATGGCGAGGAGCGTCTAGCTGTTGTGCGGTTGCTAGCAAAGTTGTTTGGCGCCAAAGATTCAGAGCTGGCCTCACAGAACAGACCGCTGTGGCAGTGCTTCCTAGGACG GTTCAATGACATCCACGTTCCAGTCAGACTAGAGTGTGTAAAGTTCGCCAGCCACTGCCTCATGAACCACCCAGACCTGGCCAGAGACCTGACAG AGTATTTGAAGGTGCGATCCCATGACCCAGAGGAAGCCATCCGTCATGATGTCATTGTAACCATCATCAACGCCGGGAAGAAAGACCTCAACTTGGTCAACGACCAGCTGTTGGGCTTCGTACGAGAGAGGACCTTAGACAAGAGG TGGCGTGTGCGTAAAGAGGCCATGATGGGTCTTGCTCAGCTTTATAAGAAATACTGTCTGCACCATGAGGCCGGGAAAGAGTCTGCCCAGAAAATCAGCTGGATCAAAGACAAACTGCTgcacatctactaccagaacagCATTGATGACAA GTTATTAGTAGAGAAGATCTTCGCTCAGTACATGGTCCCTCACAGTCTTGACACAGAGGAGAAGATGAAGTGTCTGTACTACCTGTATGCCTGCCTGGACACAAATGCTGTCAA GGCCCTGAACGAGATGTGGAAGTGTCAGAACATGCTCAGGAGCCTCGTCAAAGAGCTGCTTGACCTCCACAAGCTGCCAGCG TCCGAGGCCAATAACACAGCCATGTTTGGGAAGCTGATGAGTATTGCCA AGAATCTTCCAGATGCTGGAAAGGCGCAGGACTTCATGAAGAAGTTCAACCAGGTTCTGGGTGAGGACGAGAAGCTCAGAGTCCAGCTGGAGGTGCTCATCAGCCCGACCTGCTCCTGCAAACAGGCGGAGATCTGTGTG AGGGAGATCACTCGGAAGTTGACGTTCCCCAAACAGCCCACCAACCCGTTCCTGGAGATGGTTAAGTTCCTGCTGGAGCGCATCGCCCCCGTCCACATCGACTCTGAGGCCATCAG tGCACTGGTGAAGCTGCTGAACAAGTCCATTGAGGGCACGGCAGACGACGACGAGGAAGGCGTTACACCTGATACAGCCATCCGCTCTGGCCTGGAGCTACTCAAG GTCCTGTCGTTCACCCACCCCACAGCGTTCCACTCGGCAGAAACCTACGAGTCTCTGCTGCAGTGTTTGAAGATGGAGGATGAAAAAGTGGCCGAGGCAGCCATCCAGATATTTAGAAACACGGGGCAGAAGATCGAGACAGAGCTACAACAGATAAGATC GACTCTGATTCCCGTCCTGCATCAGAAAGCCAAGCGGGGAACTCCTCACCAGGCCAAGCAGGCTGTCCACTGCATCCACGCCATCTTTAACAACAAGGAAGTGCAGCTGGCTCAGATTTTTGAG CCTCTGTCACGTAGTCTGAATGCAGACGTCCCAGAGCAGCTCATTACTCCCCTCGTGTCCCTGGGCCACATCTCCATGCTGGCTCCAGATCAGTTTGCTTCACCAATGAAGTCCATCGTGGCTAACTTCATTGTCAAGGACTTGCTCATGAATGACAGG TCGGTGGGAAATAAAAATGGGAAGCTGTGGACATCAGATGAGGAAGTTTCACCTGAGGTCCTAGCTAAG GTGCAGGCCATCAAGCTGTTAGTGCGTTGGTTACTAGGaatgaaaaacaaccaatccaAGTCGGCAAACTCCACCCTGCGCCTGTTGTCAGCCATGCTGGTCAGCGAGGGAGACCTCACGGAACAGAAGAAGATCAG TAAATCAGACATGTCTCGTCTGAGGCTGGCCGCAGGTGGAGCCATTATGAAGCTGGCCCAGGAGCCCTGTTaccatgacatcatcacacctgAACAGTTTCAGCTCTGCGGCCTCGTTATCAAC GACGAGTGCTACCAGGTCCGTCAGATCTTTGCTCAGAAGTTGCACCTCGCTCTCGTCAAACTGCTGCTGCCCCTGGAGTACCTCGCCGTCTTCGCCCTGTGTGCCAAGGACCCGGTGAAGGAGCGCCGCGCTCACGCTCGACAGTGCCTCCTGAAAAACATCTCCGTCCGCAGAGAGTTCATCAAACAGAACCCACTCGCTCAGG AAAAACTTGTCTCCCTCGTTCCCGAGTATGTCGTTCCCTATATGATCCACCTGCTGGCCCACGATCCAGACTTCACAAAACCACATGAATATGAACAGCTCAAAGACATCAAAGA gtgtcTGTGGTTCATGCTGGAGGTGCTGATGACCAAGAATGAGAACAACAGTCATGCCTTTCTAAGGAAGATGGTAGAGAACATCAAACAGACGAAGGATGCGCAGTGTCCTGATGATGCAAAGGGCAATGag AAGCTGTATATCGTCTGTGATGTCGCTCTCTTCGTTATCGCCAACAAGAGCACTGCATGTCACCTGGACTCTCCGAAAGACCCCGTCCTCCCCAACAAGTTCTTCATCGTACAGGACAAG GACTTCAAAAACGATAAAGAGTATCTGACGACAGATATGAGACAAATGCTGCTCACTGGAAAG CCTAAAACAGCTCCAGTGTTGGGAGCTGTGAACAAGCCTCTGACGGTACCGGGGAGGAGGATCTTCACCAAGACGACCATAGCCTCAGACACAGCCAGTAACACCAGCACCAACTCCTCCCCACTGAGCTCCACAACCGTCAACAAGAACAG TAACAGCAATGCTGCCACCGAGTCATCAGAGAGCCCAGCGCAGGAAAACAACGAGAACCCAGTTATCAAGAATGAAGAGGGGAATAAG gAGGAGCCGAGTCAGAATGTGACCCCCAACGCCGAGACGGAAGCGTCGCCCGTCAAACGACGTGGCCGACCACCTAAAACGACgactgctgctgccgctgctccTGCTGCGGTGGTTGAAAAAGAGGGAGCAGTGGCGCCGACAGCAGGCGGCAGAGGCAGGAAGAGAGCAGCTGACCCCAACTCCAACCCAACAGATTCAATCAACATCAAGATgtcaaaacagcagcagcagaatgacgaagggacaaagagacagatCGACTTGCAGAG GTAA
- the pds5a gene encoding sister chromatid cohesion protein PDS5 homolog A isoform X1, whose translation MEFPQQQKPAGDGKITYPPGVKEITDKISNDEVVKRLKMVVKTYMDMDQDSEEEKQQYLGLALHLASEFFLRNPNKDVRLLVACCLADIFRIYAPEAPYTSHDKLKDIFLFITRQLKGLEDTKSPQFNRYFYLLENLAWVKSYNICFELEDCNEIFIQLFKSLFTVINNSHNQKVQMHMIDLMSSIIMEGDGVTQELLDTILINLIPAHKNLNKQAYDLAKTLLKRTVQTIETCIANFFNQVLVMGKSSVSDLSEHVFDLIQELFAIDPMLLTSVMPQLEFKLKSNDGEERLAVVRLLAKLFGAKDSELASQNRPLWQCFLGRFNDIHVPVRLECVKFASHCLMNHPDLARDLTEYLKVRSHDPEEAIRHDVIVTIINAGKKDLNLVNDQLLGFVRERTLDKRWRVRKEAMMGLAQLYKKYCLHHEAGKESAQKISWIKDKLLHIYYQNSIDDKLLVEKIFAQYMVPHSLDTEEKMKCLYYLYACLDTNAVKALNEMWKCQNMLRSLVKELLDLHKLPASEANNTAMFGKLMSIAKNLPDAGKAQDFMKKFNQVLGEDEKLRVQLEVLISPTCSCKQAEICVREITRKLTFPKQPTNPFLEMVKFLLERIAPVHIDSEAISALVKLLNKSIEGTADDDEEGVTPDTAIRSGLELLKVLSFTHPTAFHSAETYESLLQCLKMEDEKVAEAAIQIFRNTGQKIETELQQIRSTLIPVLHQKAKRGTPHQAKQAVHCIHAIFNNKEVQLAQIFEPLSRSLNADVPEQLITPLVSLGHISMLAPDQFASPMKSIVANFIVKDLLMNDRSVGNKNGKLWTSDEEVSPEVLAKVQAIKLLVRWLLGMKNNQSKSANSTLRLLSAMLVSEGDLTEQKKISKSDMSRLRLAAGGAIMKLAQEPCYHDIITPEQFQLCGLVINDECYQVRQIFAQKLHLALVKLLLPLEYLAVFALCAKDPVKERRAHARQCLLKNISVRREFIKQNPLAQEKLVSLVPEYVVPYMIHLLAHDPDFTKPHEYEQLKDIKECLWFMLEVLMTKNENNSHAFLRKMVENIKQTKDAQCPDDAKGNEKLYIVCDVALFVIANKSTACHLDSPKDPVLPNKFFIVQDKDFKNDKEYLTTDMRQMLLTGKPKTAPVLGAVNKPLTVPGRRIFTKTTIASDTASNTSTNSSPLSSTTVNKNSNSNAATESSESPAQENNENPVIKNEEGNKEEPSQNVTPNAETEASPVKRRGRPPKTTTAAAAAPAAVVEKEGAVAPTAGGRGRKRAADPNSNPTDSINIKMSKQQQQNDEGTKRQIDLQRWQHVSRENETVRKWEPGEETGRAVETVTLLLGSEGDVEIELESSPEEVVSGRKDRERYAVTQGQSSCAAWSHTHSQGETKSTRDPSGRQEEPHSGLAVKRKLVKVKSRL comes from the exons ATGGAGTTCCCGCAACAGCAGAAACCGGCGGGGGACGGAAAGATCACATATCCTCCAGGAGTGAAGGAGATCACGGATAAAATCAGCAACGATGAGGTGGTCAAACGGTTGAAG ATGGTGGTAAAAACCTACATGGACATGGACCAAGACTCTGAAGAGGAGAAGCAGCAGTACCTCGGCCTGGCGCTCCACCTCGCCTCAGAGTTCTTTCTCAGGAACCCCAATAAAGACGTAAGGCTACTGGTGGCCTGCTGCCTCGCTGACATCTTCAGGATCTATGCTCCCGAGGCTCCCTACACCTCCCACGACAAACTCAAG GACATCTTCCTGTTCATCACCAGACAGCTGAAGGGATTGGAAGACACTAAGAGCCCTCAGTTCAACAGATACTTCTACCTGCTGGAG AACCTGGCATGGGTGAAGTCATACAACATATGTTTTGAACTGGAGGACTGCAACGAGATCTTCATCCAGCTTTTCAAATCGCTCTTCACAGTCATCAA TAACAGCCATAATCAGAAGGTGCAGATGCACATGATAGACCTGATGAGCTCCATCATCATGGAGGGCGACGGAGTCACACAAGAGCTGCTGGATACCATCCTCATAAACCTCATCCCTGCACACAAG AATCTGAACAAGCAAGCGTACGATCTTGCCAAGACTCTGCTGAAGAGGACCGTCCAGACCATCGAGACGTGCATTGCTAAT TTCTTCAATCAGGTTTTAGTGATGGGCAAGTCATCCGTCAGCGACCTATCGGAGCACGTCTTTGACCTCATCCAGGAACTGTTTGCCATCGACCCTATGCTGCTTACCTCTGTCATGCCACAGCTGGAATTCAAACTTAAG agcaATGATGGCGAGGAGCGTCTAGCTGTTGTGCGGTTGCTAGCAAAGTTGTTTGGCGCCAAAGATTCAGAGCTGGCCTCACAGAACAGACCGCTGTGGCAGTGCTTCCTAGGACG GTTCAATGACATCCACGTTCCAGTCAGACTAGAGTGTGTAAAGTTCGCCAGCCACTGCCTCATGAACCACCCAGACCTGGCCAGAGACCTGACAG AGTATTTGAAGGTGCGATCCCATGACCCAGAGGAAGCCATCCGTCATGATGTCATTGTAACCATCATCAACGCCGGGAAGAAAGACCTCAACTTGGTCAACGACCAGCTGTTGGGCTTCGTACGAGAGAGGACCTTAGACAAGAGG TGGCGTGTGCGTAAAGAGGCCATGATGGGTCTTGCTCAGCTTTATAAGAAATACTGTCTGCACCATGAGGCCGGGAAAGAGTCTGCCCAGAAAATCAGCTGGATCAAAGACAAACTGCTgcacatctactaccagaacagCATTGATGACAA GTTATTAGTAGAGAAGATCTTCGCTCAGTACATGGTCCCTCACAGTCTTGACACAGAGGAGAAGATGAAGTGTCTGTACTACCTGTATGCCTGCCTGGACACAAATGCTGTCAA GGCCCTGAACGAGATGTGGAAGTGTCAGAACATGCTCAGGAGCCTCGTCAAAGAGCTGCTTGACCTCCACAAGCTGCCAGCG TCCGAGGCCAATAACACAGCCATGTTTGGGAAGCTGATGAGTATTGCCA AGAATCTTCCAGATGCTGGAAAGGCGCAGGACTTCATGAAGAAGTTCAACCAGGTTCTGGGTGAGGACGAGAAGCTCAGAGTCCAGCTGGAGGTGCTCATCAGCCCGACCTGCTCCTGCAAACAGGCGGAGATCTGTGTG AGGGAGATCACTCGGAAGTTGACGTTCCCCAAACAGCCCACCAACCCGTTCCTGGAGATGGTTAAGTTCCTGCTGGAGCGCATCGCCCCCGTCCACATCGACTCTGAGGCCATCAG tGCACTGGTGAAGCTGCTGAACAAGTCCATTGAGGGCACGGCAGACGACGACGAGGAAGGCGTTACACCTGATACAGCCATCCGCTCTGGCCTGGAGCTACTCAAG GTCCTGTCGTTCACCCACCCCACAGCGTTCCACTCGGCAGAAACCTACGAGTCTCTGCTGCAGTGTTTGAAGATGGAGGATGAAAAAGTGGCCGAGGCAGCCATCCAGATATTTAGAAACACGGGGCAGAAGATCGAGACAGAGCTACAACAGATAAGATC GACTCTGATTCCCGTCCTGCATCAGAAAGCCAAGCGGGGAACTCCTCACCAGGCCAAGCAGGCTGTCCACTGCATCCACGCCATCTTTAACAACAAGGAAGTGCAGCTGGCTCAGATTTTTGAG CCTCTGTCACGTAGTCTGAATGCAGACGTCCCAGAGCAGCTCATTACTCCCCTCGTGTCCCTGGGCCACATCTCCATGCTGGCTCCAGATCAGTTTGCTTCACCAATGAAGTCCATCGTGGCTAACTTCATTGTCAAGGACTTGCTCATGAATGACAGG TCGGTGGGAAATAAAAATGGGAAGCTGTGGACATCAGATGAGGAAGTTTCACCTGAGGTCCTAGCTAAG GTGCAGGCCATCAAGCTGTTAGTGCGTTGGTTACTAGGaatgaaaaacaaccaatccaAGTCGGCAAACTCCACCCTGCGCCTGTTGTCAGCCATGCTGGTCAGCGAGGGAGACCTCACGGAACAGAAGAAGATCAG TAAATCAGACATGTCTCGTCTGAGGCTGGCCGCAGGTGGAGCCATTATGAAGCTGGCCCAGGAGCCCTGTTaccatgacatcatcacacctgAACAGTTTCAGCTCTGCGGCCTCGTTATCAAC GACGAGTGCTACCAGGTCCGTCAGATCTTTGCTCAGAAGTTGCACCTCGCTCTCGTCAAACTGCTGCTGCCCCTGGAGTACCTCGCCGTCTTCGCCCTGTGTGCCAAGGACCCGGTGAAGGAGCGCCGCGCTCACGCTCGACAGTGCCTCCTGAAAAACATCTCCGTCCGCAGAGAGTTCATCAAACAGAACCCACTCGCTCAGG AAAAACTTGTCTCCCTCGTTCCCGAGTATGTCGTTCCCTATATGATCCACCTGCTGGCCCACGATCCAGACTTCACAAAACCACATGAATATGAACAGCTCAAAGACATCAAAGA gtgtcTGTGGTTCATGCTGGAGGTGCTGATGACCAAGAATGAGAACAACAGTCATGCCTTTCTAAGGAAGATGGTAGAGAACATCAAACAGACGAAGGATGCGCAGTGTCCTGATGATGCAAAGGGCAATGag AAGCTGTATATCGTCTGTGATGTCGCTCTCTTCGTTATCGCCAACAAGAGCACTGCATGTCACCTGGACTCTCCGAAAGACCCCGTCCTCCCCAACAAGTTCTTCATCGTACAGGACAAG GACTTCAAAAACGATAAAGAGTATCTGACGACAGATATGAGACAAATGCTGCTCACTGGAAAG CCTAAAACAGCTCCAGTGTTGGGAGCTGTGAACAAGCCTCTGACGGTACCGGGGAGGAGGATCTTCACCAAGACGACCATAGCCTCAGACACAGCCAGTAACACCAGCACCAACTCCTCCCCACTGAGCTCCACAACCGTCAACAAGAACAG TAACAGCAATGCTGCCACCGAGTCATCAGAGAGCCCAGCGCAGGAAAACAACGAGAACCCAGTTATCAAGAATGAAGAGGGGAATAAG gAGGAGCCGAGTCAGAATGTGACCCCCAACGCCGAGACGGAAGCGTCGCCCGTCAAACGACGTGGCCGACCACCTAAAACGACgactgctgctgccgctgctccTGCTGCGGTGGTTGAAAAAGAGGGAGCAGTGGCGCCGACAGCAGGCGGCAGAGGCAGGAAGAGAGCAGCTGACCCCAACTCCAACCCAACAGATTCAATCAACATCAAGATgtcaaaacagcagcagcagaatgacgaagggacaaagagacagatCGACTTGCAGAG gtGGCAACATGTGAGCAGAGAGAATGAAACAGTGAGAAAGTGGGAGCCTGGAGAGGAGACAGGGAGAGCTGTAGAGACAGTCACCCTCCTCCTGGGTAGCGAGGGCGACGTTGAGATAGAGCTGGAGTCCAGCCCAGAGGAGGTTGTCAGTGgcaggaaggacagagagagatacGCCGTCACACAAGGACAGAGCAGCTGTGCAGCCTGGTCGCACACACATAGCCAGGGAGAGACCAAGTCTACAAGAGATCCTTCTGGCAGGCAGGAAGAGCCCCACAGTGGGCTGGCA GTAAAGAGGAAACTGGTGAAGGTGAAATCAAGACTGTAG
- the ube2kb gene encoding ubiquitin-conjugating enzyme E2Kb isoform X1 produces MANIAVQRIKREFKEVIKSEETSKNQIKVELVDENFTELKGEIAGPPDTPYEGGRYQLEIKIPETYPFNPPKVRFITKIWHPNISSVTGAICLDILKDQWAAAMTLRTVLLSLQALLAAAEPDDPQDAVVANQFKQNPEMFKQTARLWSHVYAAAPVSSPDYTRKIDKLCAMGFDKNAVIAALSSKSWDVETATELLLSN; encoded by the exons ATGGCTAACATCGCGGTCCAAAGGATCAAGCGGGAGTTCAAAGAAGTTATCAAAAGCGAGGAG ACAAGTAAAAACCAGATCAAAGTAGAGTTGGTGGATGAGAACTTCACAGAGCTgaagggggagatagcaggtcctCCAGATACACCATATGAAG GTGGCAGATATCAGCTTGAAATAAAAATCCCAGAAACCTATCCTTTTAACCCGCCAAAG GTGCGTTTCATCACTAAGATCTGGCATCCTAATATCAGTTCTGTGACGGGAGCAATATGTCTGGACATTTTAAAAGACCAGTG GGCAGCTGCTATGACCCTGCGGACGGTGCTGTTGTCTCTACAGGCTCTCCTCGCTGCAGCAGAACCAGATGATCCACAGGATGCAGTAGTAGCAAACCAG TTCAAGCAGAACCCAGAAATGTTCAAACAGACTGCCAGGCTGTGGTCTCACGTCTATGCAGCCGCTCCAGTCTCCAGTCCCGACTACACACGCAAAATAGACAAACTCTGTGCCATGGGCTTTGATAAG AATGCAGTAATAGCGGCCTTGTCTTCAAAATCCTGGGACGTGGAAACGGCGACAGAGCTGCTGCTCAGCAACTGA
- the ube2kb gene encoding ubiquitin-conjugating enzyme E2Kb isoform X2: protein MTLRTVLLSLQALLAAAEPDDPQDAVVANQFKQNPEMFKQTARLWSHVYAAAPVSSPDYTRKIDKLCAMGFDKNAVIAALSSKSWDVETATELLLSN from the exons ATGACCCTGCGGACGGTGCTGTTGTCTCTACAGGCTCTCCTCGCTGCAGCAGAACCAGATGATCCACAGGATGCAGTAGTAGCAAACCAG TTCAAGCAGAACCCAGAAATGTTCAAACAGACTGCCAGGCTGTGGTCTCACGTCTATGCAGCCGCTCCAGTCTCCAGTCCCGACTACACACGCAAAATAGACAAACTCTGTGCCATGGGCTTTGATAAG AATGCAGTAATAGCGGCCTTGTCTTCAAAATCCTGGGACGTGGAAACGGCGACAGAGCTGCTGCTCAGCAACTGA